The genomic DNA ACATTTATGATGCAGCAATATGGTTGTTCTGAAGCAGGTTGTATTAGTATATGTCATGATATGACAAGCCATTTAGATTTAGGGAACCCTCTACCTCATGCGAGTATAAGCATAGGTTCAGATGAAAATGCACCGGAAGAAATCGTCGTGAAAATGAACGATAAGGAAATTTTCACGAAAGATTTAGGGTATAAATCTGAGCGTGGCATTCATTTTATGGGGCGTATGGATGATGTAATTAACGTTTCAGGATTAAAAGTCTTTCCTATAGAGGTAGAAGAAACAATGCTTCGATTGGAAGGTGTTCAAGAGGCAATTGTATATCGAGGGAAACATCCTGTGATGGGCGAAATAGTTAAAGCGAAAGTGATCTCTCATGTTGATCCAGTGCAAATAAGAGAATGGTGTATTCAGCACTTACCTTCTTATAAAGTTCCGCATGAAATTGAAAGTGTAAATGAAATTCCTAAAAATAAAACGGGAAAAGTAAGTAGAAAGTTACTAGAGATGGGAGAGGTTACAACATGAGACGGGAAGCGTTAAAGAATGCCGTGTTAAAAATTATGATAGAAAAAATGGAACTGAAAAATGTAACGCATTTAGAAGAAACGATGCGCTTAAATCAAGATTTATATATAGATTCGGTAATGATGTTACAGCTTATTGTATACATAGAAATGGATTTAAAGCTATGCGTTCCAGAGGATGAGGTAGATCCAAAAGCATTTCTTACTGTAGGATCTTTGCTTGATTTTATGGAGGAGTTACAGCCGTTACAGGAAGTAAATGTGAATAACTAACCTTTAGGAAAGTGGATGAGAGTATGACTTCAATTAAAGTGCACTGTTTAGTGAGTTGTTTTTGTGAAATTATAAAAAGGCGTAGCGACATTGATTTTCGTCCATTTTATTTTGGACTATGGGATGGAGATTTTGATATAACAGAAGGCGGAATTATTTCATATCACTCTGAAAACATTAACCATGATCATTATTTACTTTGGTTTGAAAAATTGTACGGTATTAAAGTAAACGAATGGTATGATCATGCAAAAGATAAAGATAGCAATGTAGAAATGTTTTTAGAATTAGTAGAAAACAAGCCGGAAAATCGTTATATCATTGTAATGGTTGATATGTCTTTATTGCCAGAGAGGGAAAATAAATTTCATCAAAAACCGTTTCCGCATTATTTAATGATATCAAAAACAGAGAAAGAAGAAGAGTGGTTCATGCTAGATCCTGATTTTCGTTGGGAAGGGAATATGGAAAGAGAAAAAGTACTTCACTCTGTTCAAGATAACCCATTTGGTGGAGGGTATTTCATTGATATAGAAAGAATTGGGGAGCCAACGCAAGAAACAGTAGCTAGTTATTTCACAGAAACATTCAAAAAGAACGACAATGAACTGACTATGGAACTAAAAAATGTAATTGTAAAAATGGCAAATGAGGAAGAAGGGTATACGCTTTCTGGACTTGTAGCAGCAGTAAAACAAATACCAGTACTTGCAATTCGTAAATATAGTTATGAGCATGCCTTTGCATACTTCCGTGAAACGTTGCAATATTCGGAGCAAGAATTTGATTATTGGTGTGATCGGGTAGAGGATATTGTACAAGGATTTACAAATGTACAGTATCGTGCAATTAAAATGGCAATGACGAATAATAAAGGTATGCTAGTATCGATTATTGAAAAACTGGATGAAATGAATGCAATTGAACTGCAAATTAAGAAGGAATTAGAGAGACAGTTTCTATCATGGAAAGGTATGAAAACAAATCAGTCTGTCGTAACTCTTTAATAAGCTAACTGAATTTAAGATAGGGGAGTTTAATGCTATGAAATATTCGCTATGTACCATTTCATTTCGTCATCAATTAATTTCATTTACTGACATTGTTCAATTTGCATATGAAAACGGTTTTGAAGGAATTGAATTATGGGGGACGCATGCACAAAATTTGTACATGCAAGAACGTGAAACGACAGAACGAGAATTGAATTTTCTAAAGGATAAAAACTTAGAAATTACGATGATAAGTGATTACTTAGATATATCATTATCAGCAGATTTTGAAAAAACGATAGAGAAAAGTGAACAACTTGTAGTACTAGCTAATTGGTTTAATACGAATAAAATTCGCACGTTTGCTGGGCAAAAAGGGAGCGAGGACTTCTCGGAACAAGAGAGAAAAGAGTATGTGAAGCGAATACATAAGATTTGTGATGTGTTTGCTCAGCACAATATGTATGTGCTGTTAGAAACACATCCCAATACACTAACGGACACATTGCCTGCTACTATAGAACTATTAGAAGAAGTAAATCATCCGAATTTAAAAATAAATCTTGATTTTCTTCATATATGGGAGTCTGGCGCAGATCCAATAGACAGTTTCCATCAATTAAAGCCGTGGACATTACATTACCATTTTAAGAATATATCTTCAGCGAATTATTTGCATGTGTTTGAACCTAATAATGTATATGCTGCAGCAGGAAGTCGTATTGGTATGGTTCCGTTATTTGAAGGTATTGTAAATTATGATGAGATTATTCAGGAAGTGAGGGATACGAATCTTTTTGCTTCCTTAGAATGGTTTGGACATAACTCAAAGGAGATATTAAAAGAAGAAATGAAAGTATTAATAAGTAGAAATTTAGAAGTAGTAACTTCATAATGTGAAATGATGTGAGAGTCTCGTTTAGAGGCTCTTTTTTTATCGTGAAATAATAACCAAAAATTTCCATGTATTTTAATTTGAATTTTACACAATTTATATATAAATAAGGAGGTGATTGGTAATGGCTAGAAATCGTAATTCTAATCAATTAGCATCACATGGAGCACAAGCGGCTTTAGATCAAATGAAGTATGAAATTGCACAAGAGTTCGGTGTACAACTGGGAGCTGATACTTCTTCACGTGCAAACGGTTCTGTAGGCGGTGAAATCACAAAACGCCTAGTAGCGATGGCAGAACAACAGCTTGGTGGCGGATATACTCGCTAAATGTAGAAGGTTATAGGAGAAAGGAAGGATTCTTCCTTTCTTTTTTTTTCAATTAATTGGTATGGATATATAGCGAACAGAATTCAAAGAATAGAAGTAATACTATATTTTACCCAATTTCTTTTGTTGTGAATGGGAAGTATTAAAGATGTAATAGCCCTGGTGGAATGAAAATTATGTTCCAGCAGGGCTATTATATGGTAAGAAATATATGATGAAAGGTTCCGAAATCAACATGTTAAAAAAAGAAAACTGTTGTTTAATTGCGCTTGCATCAGTTCCACTTGTCATGACATTAGGGAATTCAATGCTTA from Bacillus cereus G9842 includes the following:
- the asbD gene encoding petrobactin biosynthesis protein AsbD, which translates into the protein MRREALKNAVLKIMIEKMELKNVTHLEETMRLNQDLYIDSVMMLQLIVYIEMDLKLCVPEDEVDPKAFLTVGSLLDFMEELQPLQEVNVNN
- a CDS encoding DUF6005 family protein; the protein is MTSIKVHCLVSCFCEIIKRRSDIDFRPFYFGLWDGDFDITEGGIISYHSENINHDHYLLWFEKLYGIKVNEWYDHAKDKDSNVEMFLELVENKPENRYIIVMVDMSLLPERENKFHQKPFPHYLMISKTEKEEEWFMLDPDFRWEGNMEREKVLHSVQDNPFGGGYFIDIERIGEPTQETVASYFTETFKKNDNELTMELKNVIVKMANEEEGYTLSGLVAAVKQIPVLAIRKYSYEHAFAYFRETLQYSEQEFDYWCDRVEDIVQGFTNVQYRAIKMAMTNNKGMLVSIIEKLDEMNAIELQIKKELERQFLSWKGMKTNQSVVTL
- a CDS encoding sugar phosphate isomerase/epimerase family protein, whose translation is MKYSLCTISFRHQLISFTDIVQFAYENGFEGIELWGTHAQNLYMQERETTERELNFLKDKNLEITMISDYLDISLSADFEKTIEKSEQLVVLANWFNTNKIRTFAGQKGSEDFSEQERKEYVKRIHKICDVFAQHNMYVLLETHPNTLTDTLPATIELLEEVNHPNLKINLDFLHIWESGADPIDSFHQLKPWTLHYHFKNISSANYLHVFEPNNVYAAAGSRIGMVPLFEGIVNYDEIIQEVRDTNLFASLEWFGHNSKEILKEEMKVLISRNLEVVTS
- a CDS encoding alpha/beta-type small acid-soluble spore protein, which gives rise to MARNRNSNQLASHGAQAALDQMKYEIAQEFGVQLGADTSSRANGSVGGEITKRLVAMAEQQLGGGYTR